In Prescottella soli, a genomic segment contains:
- a CDS encoding ABC transporter ATP-binding protein translates to MPPAPPAGVPTGPPAAIQAHGLSKQFKSVQAVSNLSFTVPQGSITGFLGPNGSGKTTTLRMLLGLVRPTAGSSTVFGVPFGAITEPARAVGAVLDSRGLHPKRTALDHLRVYTSAIGVPDDRARQALHLVGLSEAADRKAGTFSLGMRQRLTLATALLGDPQILVLDEPSNGLDPEGIAWLREFLVGFARSGRTVLISSHLLREVEQMIDHLVVVSRGVLVHQGSMDQLRASHRARLLVACSDPVRLATELASTGITDVQHLPDGRIAVAGSDPVAVGRIAANADVTVFGATTENVDLEQVFLAMTSGQFAAPTPAAPAGYYGPPPGYGPPPPGYGPPPGYPPQPGYGPPGYPPPPGYGPGPNGVGQ, encoded by the coding sequence ATGCCACCCGCGCCGCCCGCGGGTGTACCGACGGGACCACCCGCCGCCATCCAGGCGCACGGATTGTCGAAACAGTTCAAATCGGTTCAGGCCGTGTCGAATCTGAGCTTCACCGTTCCGCAGGGCTCGATCACCGGGTTCCTCGGCCCCAACGGCTCCGGGAAGACGACGACGCTGCGGATGCTGCTCGGTCTCGTCCGGCCGACCGCGGGCAGTTCGACGGTGTTCGGCGTCCCGTTCGGCGCGATCACCGAACCCGCCCGCGCAGTCGGCGCGGTGCTCGATTCCCGCGGCCTCCACCCGAAACGCACTGCGCTCGACCACCTGCGGGTGTACACGTCGGCCATCGGCGTGCCGGACGATCGCGCCCGGCAGGCACTGCACCTCGTGGGGCTGTCCGAGGCCGCGGACCGCAAGGCCGGCACGTTCTCGCTCGGCATGCGGCAACGCCTGACCCTCGCGACGGCGCTGCTCGGTGATCCGCAGATTCTCGTCCTCGACGAGCCGTCCAACGGACTCGATCCCGAGGGCATCGCGTGGCTGCGCGAGTTCCTCGTCGGCTTCGCCCGATCGGGTCGCACCGTGCTGATCTCGAGCCACCTGCTCCGCGAGGTGGAGCAGATGATCGATCACCTCGTCGTCGTCAGCCGCGGCGTCCTCGTCCACCAGGGCTCGATGGACCAACTCCGCGCCAGCCACCGCGCCCGGCTCCTCGTGGCCTGCTCGGACCCGGTACGCCTTGCCACCGAGCTCGCCTCCACCGGCATCACCGACGTCCAGCACCTCCCGGACGGCCGCATCGCCGTCGCGGGATCGGATCCGGTCGCCGTCGGACGGATCGCCGCGAACGCCGACGTCACCGTCTTCGGCGCCACCACCGAGAACGTGGACCTCGAGCAGGTGTTCCTCGCGATGACGTCCGGACAGTTCGCAGCGCCCACTCCCGCCGCCCCCGCCGGGTACTACGGTCCGCCGCCGGGGTACGGCCCCCCGCCGCCCGGCTACGGGCCGCCTCCCGGCTACCCGCCGCAGCCCGGCTACGGCCCGCCCGGTTACCCACCCCCGCCCGGCTACGGCCCCGGTCCGAACGGAGTCGGCCAGTGA
- a CDS encoding ABC transporter permease — protein MTTNLLLSEFRKVTTLKFWWALGLAPLLVGLLSGAISLPLISGIADEVGDDGVKAAVGAIGLLVALALVFVFSALFGAVNAGTEYRHSTLTTTFLTARGRDSVVAAKLLVSALFGTLYCLAIELVSVPVLFLAGSGDVRLDGQMTAVLVVGLVASMLWALIGAGLALLTASSIASTVTIVVWYVMGEAIVRAILGGLHLSSVGQWLPGSVTVSAFVGIVDEHARTSEPGTGLSLLCLVLWAAAACGLGWWATRTRDIT, from the coding sequence GTGACGACGAACCTGCTGCTGTCCGAGTTCCGCAAGGTCACCACCCTCAAGTTCTGGTGGGCACTCGGCCTCGCACCGCTTCTCGTCGGACTTCTCTCCGGCGCGATCAGCCTCCCGCTCATCTCCGGGATCGCCGACGAGGTCGGCGACGACGGAGTGAAGGCGGCCGTCGGTGCCATCGGACTCCTGGTCGCGCTCGCGCTCGTGTTCGTGTTCTCGGCGCTGTTCGGCGCTGTCAACGCCGGCACCGAGTACCGGCACAGCACGCTCACGACCACCTTCCTCACCGCCCGCGGACGGGACAGCGTCGTCGCCGCCAAGCTCCTGGTCAGCGCACTCTTCGGGACGCTGTACTGCCTCGCCATCGAACTCGTCAGCGTCCCGGTGCTCTTCCTCGCCGGGTCGGGTGACGTGCGACTCGACGGGCAGATGACCGCGGTCCTCGTCGTCGGACTGGTCGCATCGATGCTGTGGGCCCTCATCGGCGCCGGACTGGCGCTGCTGACCGCGTCGTCGATCGCAAGCACCGTCACGATCGTCGTCTGGTACGTGATGGGCGAGGCGATAGTCCGGGCCATCCTCGGCGGGCTCCACCTCTCGTCGGTGGGTCAGTGGCTTCCCGGTTCGGTCACCGTCAGTGCGTTCGTCGGCATCGTCGACGAACACGCCCGCACGTCGGAGCCCGGCACGGGGTTGTCGCTGCTGTGCCTGGTCCTGTGGGCCGCCGCGGCGTGCGGTCTGGGCTGGTGGGCCACCCGAACCCGCGACATCACCTGA
- a CDS encoding DUF1707 SHOCT-like domain-containing protein, which yields MPLRARDLDRGDARALLDAAYETGQLSPDEHSARVASAAAAATLDELDRLVGDLQLTDEVVGRTRFTPLPPDPQPAPTTSTATTSTTATPTAATPPKPTPRRRAVVLAGAALVAGLLFVTLVGKAPDSGTNWASPETSDRNALFTVAGFGQMLDDIQREFGDLVVDRITIYPDRAEIERPISGKPGQDQSYGYRITAGTGELTDQGTTSRSSDAIPNDLAPLRQNLPRVIGLFSGADRTLRVENPTSAHVLVGVSGPIVEMNLTNDEQGTRGYLSVGFDGVIRRIHRSDQ from the coding sequence GTGCCGCTCCGCGCTCGCGACCTCGACCGGGGCGACGCCCGCGCCCTCCTCGACGCCGCCTACGAGACCGGGCAGTTGAGCCCCGACGAACACAGTGCGCGCGTCGCTTCCGCCGCCGCCGCGGCGACCCTCGACGAACTCGACCGGCTCGTCGGCGACCTGCAGCTCACCGACGAGGTCGTCGGGAGAACACGGTTCACGCCACTTCCCCCGGATCCGCAGCCCGCGCCGACGACTTCGACTGCGACGACTTCTACTACGGCGACCCCCACCGCGGCGACGCCCCCGAAGCCCACGCCACGGCGCCGCGCCGTGGTCCTGGCCGGGGCGGCACTGGTTGCTGGGCTGCTGTTCGTGACGCTGGTGGGCAAGGCGCCCGACTCGGGAACGAACTGGGCGTCGCCCGAGACGTCGGACCGCAATGCACTGTTCACGGTCGCGGGGTTCGGGCAGATGCTCGACGACATCCAGCGCGAGTTCGGTGACCTGGTCGTCGACCGCATCACGATCTACCCTGACCGCGCCGAGATCGAACGGCCCATCTCCGGCAAGCCCGGCCAGGACCAGAGCTACGGCTACCGAATCACCGCCGGTACGGGAGAACTCACCGACCAGGGCACGACCTCACGTAGCAGTGACGCGATTCCCAACGATCTCGCTCCGCTCCGGCAGAACCTGCCACGCGTGATCGGGCTGTTCTCCGGAGCGGACCGGACCCTGCGGGTCGAGAACCCGACCTCGGCACATGTGCTCGTCGGAGTGAGCGGGCCGATCGTGGAGATGAACCTGACGAACGACGAGCAGGGCACCAGGGGTTATCTCAGCGTCGGGTTCGACGGGGTCATCCGACGTATCCACCGATCGGACCAGTGA
- a CDS encoding DUF1707 SHOCT-like domain-containing protein, with translation MPDSRSPKARARDIDRAQTCSLLDAAYGDGQLGVDDYEARTAAAMHAETLGELWALTEDLQVPDHLRESPEPPADEAGQSHRRGLVLVAVLVAAVVVCGVVYLLSSSAAGGDRSTGASGSTAARPAAAGEPDPIAVEPIDLHTADGIREFVRLFELQFHDTIADDVDLYRDDAIVERMVPNQPHRYLQWRFSGGFEQWTNLPGPRDRDQQTVDLTQLDADRIGALIASAPQQVLRPSGRIDLVAIRAYDGQPLVTVYVVDNDESKGSVTATLGGEIVDVQTAKQG, from the coding sequence GTGCCCGATTCAAGATCACCCAAGGCCCGGGCGCGGGACATCGACCGCGCGCAGACCTGCAGCCTGCTCGATGCCGCGTACGGCGACGGTCAGCTCGGCGTCGACGACTACGAGGCGCGCACCGCGGCCGCGATGCACGCGGAGACACTCGGCGAGCTGTGGGCGCTCACCGAGGATCTGCAGGTCCCGGACCATCTTCGCGAGTCGCCGGAGCCGCCCGCCGACGAGGCCGGACAGTCGCACCGCCGTGGCCTCGTGCTGGTCGCGGTGCTCGTTGCGGCGGTGGTGGTCTGTGGCGTCGTCTACCTGCTGTCCAGCAGTGCCGCCGGTGGTGACCGGTCGACCGGTGCGTCGGGATCGACAGCTGCCCGGCCTGCGGCGGCCGGTGAACCGGACCCGATCGCGGTCGAGCCGATCGACCTGCACACCGCCGACGGCATCCGCGAATTCGTGCGCTTGTTCGAACTGCAGTTCCACGACACGATCGCCGACGATGTCGACTTGTACCGGGACGATGCCATCGTCGAGCGGATGGTCCCCAACCAGCCGCACCGCTACCTGCAGTGGCGGTTCAGCGGCGGGTTCGAGCAGTGGACCAACCTACCCGGTCCCCGGGATCGGGATCAGCAGACGGTCGACCTCACTCAGCTCGACGCCGACCGCATCGGCGCGCTCATCGCCAGCGCGCCGCAGCAGGTACTTCGGCCCAGCGGCCGCATCGATCTCGTCGCGATCCGCGCCTACGACGGCCAGCCACTCGTCACGGTGTACGTCGTGGACAACGACGAGTCCAAGGGGAGCGTGACGGCGACACTCGGCGGCGAGATCGTCGACGTCCAGACTGCAAAGCAGGGCTGA
- a CDS encoding ABC transporter ATP-binding protein encodes MATQDVTRAADGHRGWMRRLGAECWNHRRTAVGALTVTVIAAVIDIVFPLLTKVALDAASGGEATATRVIAVIAVLIAGLACVRFACQYGRRMLAGRLSLDVQHDLRLGLLGSLQRLDGRGQDQIRTGQVVSRSITDLQLVQGLLAMVPMSAGVVLQFALALVIMAWLSPLLTVVALVVVPAVALVVYLVRPTLFAATWSAQQRAADLAQHVEETVTGVRVVKGFGQESRAVDQLEDLGRTLYAERMRAARINARFAPSMAALPQLGLVGVIALGGVLALHGSITVGTFLAFATYVATMTAATRTLSQVVIMAQLSRAAVERVYEVIDTEPDVSDPPHPTDLPDGPLGVQLRDVSFGFEDGRDVLTGLDLTIAPGESVAVVGPAGSGKTALSLLLPRFYTPASGTVSLTSEGRSVDVSELRAEQLREAVGLVFDEPFLFSDTIAANIALGRPDASAEEIRIAAKLAQADEFISALSDGYDTVVGERGLTLSGGQRQRVALARALLVDPRVLILDDATSAVDAGTEATIFDALRDGRRRTTLILAHRRSTLTLADRVAVLDGGRIIDIGTVDELDARCPLFRTLLSAPDPLDVGSDGEVTTPVAEPTAAQLWPDVATDDGAGAGAPSDPGRPGGHGGGGHMAGALGGVAATPELKRAVDALPPADEDPSTDTTRLRRDDSEFRLGRLLHPVRWLLAGVVLCLALDSVIGITFPSIVRYAIDHGVVPGEYGPLWAATAVGTTLALVGWLVVAVLTVITARAGERVLFGLRVRSYAHLQRLGLDYYERELSGRIMTRMTTDVDALSSFIQTGLSTAVVALLTLAGIAVALLVTDVTLALVALAALLPLTVATLVFRRVSGAAYSVSRERISLVNAEFQENIAGLRAAQAYRREEFAARRFAERADSYRRSRMRSQRAISVYFPFITLLSDLALAAIVFVGAQRVADGSTTAGTLVAFVLYLGLLFGPIQQLSQVFDGYQQADVGLRRIADLLATPSSIETADPGDTVPIAGHLRGDVAFDDVSFRYQGAESDALSDIDLRIPAGTTVALVGRTGAGKSTVVKLLARFYDPTSGSVRVDDEDLRRYPLHGYRGRLGVVPQEAHLFTGTVASNIAYGRPDATREQIEAAARSVGALPTIAALSGGMNQPIGERGQGLSAGQRQLIALARAEMVDPDLLLLDEATATLDPATERLVLESNRMVTRRRTSVVVAHRLATAARSDLIVVVDRGRIVETGAHDTLRRADGHYARLCDAAESEQGNNSSARTVIDGDPIATM; translated from the coding sequence ATGGCTACACAGGACGTGACACGGGCGGCGGACGGTCACCGCGGCTGGATGCGACGACTCGGCGCCGAGTGCTGGAACCACCGCCGGACCGCGGTCGGCGCGCTCACCGTGACCGTGATCGCCGCGGTCATCGACATCGTGTTCCCGCTGCTGACAAAGGTTGCGCTCGACGCCGCGTCGGGCGGCGAGGCCACCGCCACGAGGGTGATCGCCGTCATCGCGGTGCTCATCGCCGGCCTCGCGTGCGTGCGCTTCGCGTGCCAGTACGGGCGTCGGATGCTCGCCGGTCGGCTCTCGTTGGACGTCCAGCACGACCTGCGGCTGGGGCTGCTCGGCTCGCTACAACGCCTCGACGGCCGCGGCCAGGACCAGATCCGGACCGGCCAGGTGGTGTCCCGCTCGATCACCGACCTGCAACTGGTGCAGGGCCTGCTCGCGATGGTCCCGATGTCGGCCGGTGTGGTGCTGCAGTTCGCGCTCGCGCTGGTGATCATGGCGTGGCTGTCGCCGCTGCTCACGGTGGTCGCGCTCGTCGTGGTGCCCGCCGTCGCGCTGGTGGTGTACCTGGTCCGGCCGACGCTGTTCGCGGCGACGTGGTCGGCGCAGCAGCGCGCCGCCGACCTCGCCCAGCACGTCGAGGAGACCGTGACCGGTGTCCGCGTGGTCAAGGGCTTCGGGCAGGAGTCCCGTGCGGTGGATCAGCTCGAGGACCTCGGCCGCACCCTGTACGCGGAACGGATGCGCGCGGCGCGGATCAACGCACGGTTCGCGCCGTCGATGGCGGCCCTCCCCCAGCTCGGCCTGGTCGGCGTCATCGCCCTCGGCGGCGTGCTCGCGCTGCACGGCTCGATCACCGTCGGCACCTTCCTCGCCTTCGCGACCTACGTCGCGACGATGACCGCAGCCACCCGGACGCTGTCGCAGGTCGTGATCATGGCGCAGCTGTCGCGCGCGGCCGTCGAGCGCGTCTACGAGGTGATCGACACCGAGCCCGACGTGTCCGATCCGCCGCACCCGACCGACCTCCCCGACGGCCCGCTCGGCGTCCAGCTGCGCGACGTCTCCTTCGGCTTCGAGGACGGCCGCGACGTCCTGACCGGCCTCGACCTGACGATCGCCCCCGGCGAATCCGTCGCGGTCGTGGGCCCGGCGGGCTCCGGCAAGACCGCGCTCTCGCTGCTCCTCCCCCGCTTCTACACGCCGGCCTCCGGGACCGTGTCGCTCACGAGCGAGGGACGCAGCGTCGACGTCTCCGAGCTGCGCGCCGAGCAGCTGCGCGAGGCGGTGGGTCTGGTGTTCGACGAGCCGTTCCTGTTCTCGGACACGATCGCCGCCAACATCGCGCTCGGCCGTCCCGACGCCAGCGCCGAGGAGATCCGCATCGCCGCGAAGCTCGCGCAGGCCGACGAGTTCATCTCCGCACTGTCGGACGGCTACGACACCGTCGTCGGCGAACGGGGGCTGACGCTGTCGGGCGGCCAGCGCCAGCGCGTCGCGCTGGCCCGCGCGCTGCTCGTCGATCCGCGGGTGTTGATCCTGGACGACGCGACCTCGGCGGTGGACGCGGGCACCGAGGCGACGATCTTCGACGCGCTGCGGGACGGTCGCCGCCGGACGACGCTCATCCTCGCCCACCGCCGCTCGACGCTCACCCTCGCCGACCGTGTCGCGGTCCTCGACGGCGGCCGGATCATCGACATCGGCACCGTCGACGAACTCGACGCGCGGTGCCCGCTGTTCCGGACGCTGCTGTCCGCCCCGGACCCGCTCGACGTCGGGTCGGACGGTGAGGTCACCACGCCGGTGGCCGAGCCGACCGCAGCGCAACTGTGGCCGGATGTCGCGACGGACGACGGGGCCGGCGCCGGTGCACCGTCCGATCCCGGCCGCCCGGGTGGCCACGGCGGCGGCGGACACATGGCCGGCGCGCTCGGCGGGGTGGCCGCGACTCCGGAGCTGAAGCGGGCCGTCGACGCGCTCCCGCCGGCGGACGAGGATCCGAGCACCGACACCACCCGGCTGCGCCGCGACGACTCCGAGTTCCGGCTCGGTCGGCTGCTCCACCCGGTGCGCTGGCTCCTCGCCGGTGTCGTGCTGTGCCTGGCCCTGGACTCGGTGATCGGCATCACGTTCCCGTCGATCGTCCGGTACGCGATCGATCACGGCGTGGTCCCCGGCGAGTACGGCCCGCTGTGGGCGGCCACCGCCGTCGGGACCACGTTGGCGCTCGTCGGCTGGCTCGTCGTGGCGGTCCTCACGGTGATCACCGCGCGGGCCGGCGAGCGGGTGCTGTTCGGGCTGCGGGTGCGCAGCTACGCACACCTGCAGCGACTCGGCCTGGACTACTACGAACGCGAGCTGTCCGGCCGGATCATGACGCGCATGACCACGGACGTCGACGCGCTGTCGTCGTTCATCCAGACGGGCCTGTCGACGGCGGTCGTCGCGCTGCTCACCCTCGCGGGGATCGCGGTGGCGCTGCTCGTGACCGACGTGACGCTGGCGCTGGTCGCACTCGCGGCGCTGCTCCCGCTGACCGTCGCGACCCTCGTGTTCCGGCGCGTGTCCGGCGCCGCGTACAGCGTGTCGCGGGAGCGGATCTCGCTGGTCAACGCCGAGTTCCAGGAGAACATCGCGGGTCTGCGGGCGGCCCAGGCGTACCGGCGCGAGGAGTTCGCCGCGCGGCGATTCGCCGAGCGCGCGGACAGCTACCGCCGCAGCCGGATGCGATCGCAGCGCGCGATCTCGGTGTACTTCCCGTTCATCACGCTGCTGTCCGACCTGGCGCTCGCGGCGATCGTGTTCGTCGGCGCGCAGCGCGTCGCCGACGGCTCCACCACCGCCGGCACGCTGGTCGCGTTCGTGCTGTACCTGGGTCTGCTGTTCGGCCCGATCCAGCAGCTGTCGCAGGTGTTCGACGGCTACCAGCAGGCCGACGTCGGCCTGCGCCGGATCGCCGACCTGCTCGCGACACCGAGTTCGATCGAGACGGCCGACCCGGGCGACACCGTGCCCATCGCTGGTCACCTGCGCGGTGACGTCGCCTTCGACGACGTCAGCTTCCGCTACCAAGGCGCCGAGTCCGACGCCCTCAGCGACATCGACCTGCGCATCCCGGCGGGCACCACGGTCGCGCTCGTGGGCCGCACCGGTGCCGGCAAGTCGACGGTCGTCAAGCTGCTCGCGCGCTTCTACGACCCGACGTCCGGCTCGGTCCGGGTCGACGACGAGGACCTGCGGCGCTATCCGCTGCACGGCTACCGGGGACGACTCGGCGTCGTCCCGCAGGAGGCACACCTGTTCACCGGCACCGTCGCGAGCAACATCGCCTACGGCCGACCGGATGCGACGCGCGAGCAGATCGAGGCCGCGGCGCGTTCGGTCGGCGCGCTGCCGACCATCGCGGCCCTGTCCGGGGGGATGAATCAGCCGATCGGGGAACGCGGGCAGGGGCTGTCCGCGGGCCAGCGCCAGCTGATCGCGCTCGCCCGCGCCGAGATGGTCGACCCGGACCTGTTGTTGCTCGACGAGGCGACGGCGACACTCGATCCGGCGACCGAGCGACTGGTCCTCGAATCGAACCGAATGGTCACTCGACGTCGCACGTCAGTGGTGGTCGCGCACCGTCTCGCGACCGCCGCGCGGTCCGATCTCATCGTGGTCGTCGACCGGGGTCGCATCGTGGAAACCGGTGCTCACGACACCCTTCGACGCGCGGATGGACATTACGCGCGGCTCTGTGATGCAGCGGAGAGTGAACAGGGGAATAATTCGTCGGCGAGAACCGTCATCGATGGTGATCCCATCGCAACAATGTGA